In Cryptomeria japonica chromosome 1, Sugi_1.0, whole genome shotgun sequence, the sequence tgcaacattggtgaggtgtcagccctaaggaaggtcatcaagactgaaatgactaagctcaccagttctctgagcgaccaacggggaatgaccgtcaacaccatcaaatatgagttggtcaagtatgcttgcatggtgattggatatcggACATTTTATGCCAACAGAATAAACTCTGTCTCGGTTGCTgcggtaaatgctgcctacagaatgatcatggaggaCACCTCATTTAATCTATGCACTTGTTTGCAGAAGAAACTTctattaaacttgaagtccatcaaacaggacagttccttaagattcaagtttggacagcttttggtaggtctatttttctactttcaaggctatttcccgaGAGTCGGTGATATTTAATGGTCTATTGCCCAACCgatcaccaaacaaattagggaaagtctccaagcagtgggaaccagatatcctaaagtcttgaataaatactttgatgaattcaagcagaagatgAGTCAGAGGATCAAGATATCTGGAGACattattaagaaatatgaagaagacatcttctttaccattaaagtagatgagtgcataatggaagtagtagagccaagagaagaagaagtagaacctatgggatatgagatgatgtatgacatgttggatgggtatgcctctaccctgattgcctctcctttaaatgcaaagaaaaagagaaccggcacctactaggaaagggtaacaccggttaaAGAGCcttcagtgaaaaagggaaaggtagtgccatcggtatcggcaccggttacctcagctaacccaaaagtgaccaagcggtcacctgccaagaagaaaccagaagttgcacccgctaaagtatttgaaaggaagcggaagaccaaaaGCAACTCACCAGAGTCTAACGATACAGAACTTGAAGTACAGCCTAAGAAAatcaggcaaacaaggaagaaagcaAACACTACCAGCAATGCAcctacatcatctgcaccggtaaatattgacatctcttcttataagccgatgacacattgtcagaggactattaagaatattaaaagaaaatttcttagtgatctgaaggaatgttttgatgattttacaaatagtgagaaagaggaaacagaatgggaagtcattaattatttgtgtCTTCATGACCAGTCGCCATCAGATACGAAAAAAGATTTTTGCAGAATACTTCCTTGATGCTTCAAACTCTGAATTGTTTGAAATTATAAACCGTCACAAAGGTctattcttcatgagaagaagactcTTGCTACTAGAAGTCAAagcctctgaagtggtgaaagacacacactCCCATACTAAAGCAGTTGTGAAAATGCATAAAGTAgctcaagcaaatagagaagatgaaaaggaaacggAAATTGGAAAACCGGATGAGGCATTCGATGATGAAGGAGAACCAACTACAGAagaggttgacactattgatgtggacaTGTTAGATGATGAACATGCCACTCCAGACACAGAAAAGGAGAAACTGGATAaagaagaagcagagaagaagaagctGGACAAGGAAAGggctgacaaagagaaagcagagaaagaggaagagaaaaagaaagatgaagagaagaggaaagaagaggaaagaagaggagaagaggagaagaggaaggaagaggagaagaggatgatgaatactaagagggggggtgaattagtataccaaaaattattgtACTCAAACATTTTATCAGTCTAGCGGTAAATCGGTATAACAGTtcaactaacaaactggttaacacaaatgcaaataaAACAGCAAGTAaggaattcacccatagaagcacaatcaccataacacaagagattttgacatggaaacccaaatgggaaaaaccatggtgagatgaaactcacaagaaactatctgcagaatagtaaccagacaggttaaggtcagaccggttaaggtcatacaatgttctttaccagaacagatcctgttaggaatctcaatctctgttaggagataagtcttattaaagactaccttgtgagaggattttagatccatagatgtgaatcaccttgttagaggatttacaaaggcttttctgggcctacccggttaagggtttctaacttgtcaaagatgtgagtaatcaacaagtgaatgatctagaaaatagcacaatctacttggttagatccatgatagcttattgctaatgcatttcagcattacttcagtcttcaataaatccacactctgttacagtacacagacttgatattttctattaagatcgcacatataagaactcatcaaccacgtcaaaccctaacagctacacacatattcaaaccctagacatgatgtccttaaaaggaatccgatttcatgtcggtccaataggattacattgcaagttcctaggttcattgtatctagacacatttggtaacatggcacaaaatcaccgtcaaagtgtcagtggatggtaactcatcacaaagatataccgattggtaactcatcacagagtattaccagtttatacaactttatcgattactagttggtaactcagagtaatactggtttgaCTATTAAAGaagattaccggttggtaactcaaagtaatactggtttgaaacaaatactAGTTTAGCAAATTAccgtttgacaaaaatgaagattggaaaaatgataactgccccttctagttcctttgctccattccgcttgagatccttgaaccgcttgaggtcctcatgccacttgagatcggtaaacactttttgcaagacatcaatagtctaaagactataacataataccggttgagcataactcatacgtacaaaaaagtgatctcatagcaagtgtgtgtccatcaatgacaatcacaacataatcatcaaaaatgccaacaatctccccctttggcattgatggcaacacttaggaaaaaatttgacgtctaagtgtttttacaaaagaaatatgccataatcaaaaatactccccctaagcatatacaccatccctttgcagaaaagaaaatgtatactacttccttgtagagataaacatgagtatacatagcatgcatcaaaattttaaataccagaatacttctccccctttgccaacaatgacaaaatacaactgagtaacccctgtttctattagctgaataaatgtttatgacaataaagagtgaaccttgtcaaaaactgatttaaagtcctgcataaattgcttcatggataaggaccatgactcaagtaatgaggtagcaacctcactctctgtttgcatctgggatacttgttcctccatggcatccaaagtactcatttcttgagtaaccatcaaggcatccagattgagatatcactactgaagtatttgtagtcttggtagtagaaccagttgtagttcctacaaatccttggttcggttgctgatctccaaatcaattcttgcatcctgaagttgaaactggtgaacggtttgcccataagcagtaaaggagtcatatggcaccttgaaggtgcttatgaatgtctacaaatcagttagcagtttgtctttctgggcaagcacatcatcacagaatagatggggtagacatatcttactgagcagcaatttcccctcatccattgcatctctgatgtccttttgtTTCTTCTACAGATCAAACTGGTgatcatgtaactttttcaccaaggcagtgttcaaagccttttgatgctccttcttggcatctgcttaggcaacctcttccaggctttgtgcctggtcctccacaactgtgcataagagtttcagtagggatagagaggaatcgatactggggaggttggtactaggtatcaaaccggtaagagtggcCACTGCAGCTtagatcacatcttgctccttcttccttcttatcacctctaggcattcttgagcaagcttaatgctttgtagcagctccgattcattagcagattggaggtcaatgggactggtaaagtTAGTCGATTTGACTTGACTACcaattgcctttggggtctccacctgtgtgctctatgtcgcttcctccttctctttggctctt encodes:
- the LOC131041891 gene encoding uncharacterized protein LOC131041891; amino-acid sequence: MHKVAQANREDEKETEIGKPDEAFDDEGEPTTEEVDTIDVDMLDDEHATPDTEKEKLDKEEAEKKKLDKERADKEKPENGPTTPDEIEAYEENEQARVKLAKMRAAKGDTKGRYENLRMEEDEDITSYFHKVDSVVNEI